One Ignavibacterium sp. DNA segment encodes these proteins:
- a CDS encoding phosphatase PAP2-related protein — translation MNWKDFLSDKRNKIEFIISLVLLTGILAVLAWYINYVELRQGVVFNDPVLELFNPINLTWFTFGLIYFALIIAIVSLINNPIKLLFALQLYSLMVFVRIIAMYLLPLDPPEKMILLKDPFVEFFGSGQTLTKDLFFSGHTATLFILYLVSESKKNRLFFLISTILVAVFVLLQHVHYTIDVFSAVFFTYACYKLLVKINCKKVNE, via the coding sequence ATGAACTGGAAGGATTTCTTATCTGATAAAAGGAATAAAATTGAATTTATTATAAGTTTAGTTTTGTTGACCGGGATTTTAGCTGTTTTGGCTTGGTACATTAACTATGTTGAACTTAGACAAGGTGTAGTTTTTAATGATCCTGTTCTTGAATTATTTAATCCGATAAACTTAACCTGGTTTACTTTCGGTTTGATCTATTTTGCATTGATAATTGCAATAGTATCATTAATAAATAATCCAATAAAATTATTGTTTGCGCTTCAGCTTTACTCACTAATGGTTTTCGTAAGAATAATTGCAATGTATTTGCTGCCATTAGACCCGCCCGAGAAAATGATATTGTTAAAAGATCCTTTTGTAGAATTCTTTGGCTCAGGACAAACATTAACAAAAGATTTATTCTTCTCCGGTCATACAGCAACGTTGTTTATTTTATATCTTGTTTCGGAAAGTAAAAAAAACAGGTTGTTTTTTTTAATCAGTACGATATTAGTAGCAGTATTTGTTTTACTGCAGCACGTGCATTATACAATAGATGTTTTTTCTGCAGTCTTTTTTACTTACGCATGTTATAAGTTATTAGTTAAAATAAATTGCAAAAAAGTTAATGAATAA
- a CDS encoding heme-binding domain-containing protein: MKKLIAFLIVVLVGIQFISVEQTNPPVQSEIYAPTEVKTIFKKACYDCHSNETNWVWYTKVAPVSFLLAKHVKDGRKHLNFSEWGLYDSKKAQKKMEEIWEEIKDEEMPPWLYRVGHSEAKLTPEEKNTIRNWATNK; the protein is encoded by the coding sequence ATGAAAAAACTCATAGCATTTCTGATTGTAGTATTAGTCGGTATTCAGTTTATCTCGGTTGAACAAACAAATCCCCCTGTTCAATCTGAGATTTATGCTCCTACTGAAGTTAAAACCATTTTTAAAAAAGCTTGTTATGATTGTCATTCAAATGAAACAAACTGGGTTTGGTACACTAAAGTTGCACCGGTATCTTTTCTTTTAGCTAAACATGTAAAAGATGGAAGAAAGCATCTTAATTTTTCTGAGTGGGGTTTATATGATTCTAAAAAAGCTCAGAAAAAAATGGAAGAAATCTGGGAAGAGATTAAAGACGAAGAAATGCCGCCATGGTTATATCGAGTTGGTCATAGCGAAGCAAAGCTGACACCGGAAGAAAAAAATACTATTCGTAATTGGGCAACGAATAAATAA
- a CDS encoding HAD family phosphatase has protein sequence MTNQKYSAVVFDLGQVILSFDYKLFVKKVNNHKDGIGERFLELYKSNYHIHRDFERGKIPEEVFIHQMLKYLDNVIDGETFCQYWSDIFTLNEDVAALLSVLKQKYKLYLVSNTNSIHKRYGFQHYEFLKLFDKLFLSHEVGYVKPEKEIYQAVEKESGFLPEEHIFIDDIWEYVEAAKQLGWDGIQFNGYNDLVMNLKERNIL, from the coding sequence ATGACAAACCAAAAGTATTCTGCCGTTGTTTTTGATCTGGGACAGGTGATTTTATCATTTGACTACAAACTTTTTGTTAAGAAAGTTAATAATCACAAGGATGGAATTGGAGAAAGGTTTTTAGAGCTTTATAAAAGCAATTATCATATTCACAGAGATTTTGAAAGAGGAAAAATTCCTGAAGAAGTATTTATTCATCAAATGCTTAAATACCTTGATAATGTAATTGATGGTGAAACTTTTTGCCAGTACTGGTCTGATATATTTACTTTAAATGAAGATGTTGCTGCATTGCTGTCAGTGCTTAAACAGAAGTATAAATTATATCTTGTTTCAAATACCAACTCAATTCATAAGAGATACGGTTTTCAGCACTATGAGTTTTTAAAACTATTTGATAAGCTTTTTCTTTCTCACGAAGTTGGATATGTAAAACCCGAAAAAGAAATTTATCAGGCTGTTGAAAAAGAATCCGGTTTTCTACCCGAAGAGCATATTTTTATTGATGACATTTGGGAGTATGTTGAAGCAGCAAAACAATTGGGCTGGGATGGAATACAGTTTAATGGTTATAATGATTTAGTAATGAATCTAAAAGAAAGAAATATTCTATGA
- a CDS encoding DUF6498-containing protein, which translates to MNRKKSGLGFSQFWSQVDFKKTSTLTLIFSNILVIFFAIVDEISAIEVLWIYWFQSVIIGVFTFTKMITLKDFSTEGFKIGNKQPVPIRAAAISSAIFFFFHYGLFHFVYAVFLASFSALSVFSVSSNSYIFILISAGIFFINYLIEFIKSRKEEPDEKPNLGKLMSAPYARIIPMHLTIIFGGFIGSIGQAFSANTNIVIVVLFTTIKTVVDLITHSIDFSRRNPVGAAAE; encoded by the coding sequence ATGAACAGAAAAAAATCTGGTTTAGGATTTTCTCAGTTTTGGTCGCAGGTTGATTTTAAAAAGACTTCCACTTTAACATTAATTTTTTCTAACATCCTTGTAATTTTCTTCGCTATTGTTGATGAAATCTCAGCAATTGAAGTGTTGTGGATTTACTGGTTTCAGAGTGTTATCATCGGAGTATTTACATTTACAAAAATGATAACCCTTAAAGATTTTTCTACTGAGGGATTTAAAATTGGGAATAAACAGCCTGTTCCAATAAGAGCTGCTGCTATATCAAGTGCAATTTTTTTCTTTTTCCATTATGGACTCTTTCATTTTGTATATGCAGTTTTTCTTGCCAGTTTTTCTGCCTTAAGTGTTTTTTCTGTAAGCAGTAACAGTTACATATTTATATTAATTTCTGCCGGAATATTTTTTATAAACTATTTAATTGAGTTCATTAAATCCAGAAAAGAAGAACCGGATGAGAAACCTAATCTCGGAAAACTAATGTCTGCTCCTTATGCAAGGATAATCCCGATGCACTTAACTATAATTTTCGGGGGCTTTATCGGATCAATTGGTCAGGCATTTTCAGCCAATACAAACATTGTAATTGTTGTTTTATTTACAACAATAAAAACAGTTGTGGATTTGATAACTCACTCGATAGATTTTTCAAGGCGTAATCCAGTCGGGGCAGCTGCAGAGTAA
- a CDS encoding GNAT family N-acetyltransferase, whose product MNKIINDKKGSRFVINIDGFEVYELYAEDKGTIDLYSTYTPPQLRGKGLAADVVKAALEYAKEKNLKVIPTCWYVRKYVDEHPEYKKLILDKF is encoded by the coding sequence ATGAACAAAATAATTAATGATAAAAAAGGAAGCCGCTTTGTGATTAATATTGATGGGTTTGAAGTTTATGAGCTTTACGCAGAAGACAAGGGGACGATTGATCTATACTCGACATATACTCCACCACAGTTACGCGGAAAAGGTTTAGCCGCCGATGTTGTTAAAGCTGCTCTTGAATATGCAAAAGAAAAAAACCTGAAAGTTATTCCAACCTGCTGGTATGTGAGAAAATATGTGGATGAGCATCCCGAATACAAGAAACTAATCTTAGATAAATTTTAA
- a CDS encoding DUF5686 family protein has protein sequence MIKSVFIAQIISIIFSILVFPQQIIVSGKVTDKTTAQPLSFANIRISETFTGTAANVDGEFELKLLKKVSYKIIASHIGYYSDTLTINTDSQINKLDFKLRQTEVILPEIVVSPGVNPALEIIRKAIEKKNIIKSLLKNSEVEAYTKGIIRTTENITSGNNSIGVGIGGSDTTDLIISGILENHSVNYFEQPDKYKSIVLARMQSANIPPSINILTGGRLLQNFYENELNFLGKDLPSPISDDALEYYYYRIESTSYKNALKIYNIFIEPNLPSDPGFTGNIFISDSTYDLLKVDLFLNRAANTGGVFDTVNIFQQFDEFSGIQLPIDYRLFVKANLLGLVRIGFELNTILFNYKINQQLPDDIFNKAILTVLPDADDKDSSYWISTPTIPNTPEEQTAYARIDSLEKVPWSFWENFSPLSTQISLNKNISVSAPLSLYHFSRVEGHALDFGIFANDLLNKRLNSLLKFSYGFSDKKFKQDFTAGYLLGDYRTWEIKLNIFNKLKVLFEDSDNYGELFSTLVTLISKDEFRDYYYSKGFAFEVEGELFPVLKVRTGFSNKTNNSALVNTNFSFFNRNKDFRNNPLIFVSTINTINFGFDIDFRDYIEDGYFRRRTSLGRSFVLLSGDIHYSDKNKFGSDLNFKMYEFKVQAFIRTLKSASLNLNIYTRYTDGTTAYQDLYSLPGNIDAVFNSETFRTLNLNEIAGDKIFTLNLTHNFRDELFRMLNFPVIKNWEIMLSLIFNMAVSELNESTKQISPHPIKTFEHPFYELGFGIGQGIIPFKIEFMWKLNHLGRNNFRVGLNMPML, from the coding sequence ATGATTAAATCTGTTTTTATAGCTCAAATAATCTCAATCATATTTTCAATTCTGGTTTTCCCACAACAAATTATAGTCAGTGGAAAAGTAACAGATAAGACAACTGCCCAGCCACTCAGCTTTGCCAATATCAGAATAAGTGAAACATTCACAGGAACAGCTGCAAATGTTGATGGAGAGTTTGAATTAAAATTATTGAAAAAAGTATCTTACAAAATCATTGCTTCACATATTGGCTATTATTCCGATACTCTGACAATCAATACTGATTCACAAATAAATAAACTGGATTTCAAATTAAGGCAGACAGAGGTTATTCTGCCCGAAATAGTCGTAAGCCCGGGTGTTAATCCCGCATTGGAAATTATCCGCAAGGCAATTGAGAAAAAAAATATTATAAAATCATTACTAAAAAACTCTGAGGTTGAGGCTTATACTAAGGGTATTATCAGAACTACTGAGAATATTACTTCGGGCAATAACAGTATCGGCGTTGGAATCGGGGGGAGTGATACAACTGATTTGATAATATCAGGAATATTGGAAAACCACAGCGTAAATTATTTTGAACAGCCTGACAAATATAAATCGATTGTATTAGCCAGAATGCAAAGTGCAAACATTCCGCCTTCTATAAACATTTTAACGGGCGGTAGATTGTTACAGAATTTTTATGAAAACGAACTGAATTTTTTAGGTAAGGATTTACCAAGTCCGATTTCAGATGATGCGTTAGAGTATTATTATTATCGTATAGAATCAACTTCATATAAAAACGCACTTAAGATTTACAATATTTTTATAGAACCCAATCTCCCCTCCGATCCGGGTTTTACAGGTAATATTTTTATTTCAGACAGTACTTATGATCTTTTAAAAGTTGATCTGTTCTTAAATCGTGCTGCAAACACCGGTGGTGTATTTGATACCGTTAATATCTTTCAGCAGTTTGATGAGTTTTCTGGAATTCAACTGCCCATTGATTATCGGTTATTTGTTAAAGCTAATCTGCTTGGACTTGTCAGGATTGGTTTCGAGTTAAACACGATTCTGTTTAATTATAAAATTAATCAACAACTGCCCGATGATATTTTTAACAAGGCAATTTTAACTGTTCTTCCTGATGCGGATGATAAAGATTCATCTTATTGGATTTCAACACCTACAATACCAAACACGCCTGAAGAACAGACTGCTTACGCTCGCATTGATAGCCTCGAAAAAGTTCCCTGGAGTTTTTGGGAAAATTTTTCGCCTTTAAGCACACAAATAAGTTTAAATAAAAATATCTCAGTTAGTGCACCGCTTTCACTTTATCATTTTTCAAGAGTTGAAGGACATGCACTTGATTTCGGAATCTTTGCAAACGATCTTCTCAATAAAAGACTTAACTCTCTTTTGAAATTCTCTTATGGTTTTTCAGATAAAAAGTTTAAACAAGATTTTACTGCTGGTTATTTATTAGGTGATTATCGCACATGGGAAATAAAACTAAATATATTCAATAAGTTAAAGGTTCTGTTTGAAGATTCAGATAATTACGGGGAGCTATTTTCAACTCTTGTTACATTAATTTCCAAAGATGAGTTCAGAGATTATTATTATTCCAAGGGCTTTGCATTTGAAGTCGAGGGAGAATTGTTTCCGGTATTAAAAGTCAGAACAGGATTCAGTAATAAAACCAATAACTCAGCCTTAGTAAATACAAATTTCTCATTCTTCAACAGAAATAAAGATTTTAGAAATAATCCTTTAATTTTTGTTTCTACAATAAATACTATAAACTTTGGTTTTGATATTGATTTCAGGGATTATATTGAAGACGGATACTTTAGACGCAGAACATCTTTAGGCAGATCTTTTGTTTTGCTTTCCGGAGATATCCATTATTCTGATAAAAATAAATTTGGCAGTGATCTGAATTTTAAAATGTATGAGTTCAAAGTCCAAGCGTTTATCAGAACACTTAAATCTGCCTCATTAAATCTGAACATTTACACAAGATATACTGATGGAACAACTGCATATCAGGACCTTTATTCGCTGCCTGGAAATATTGATGCAGTCTTTAACTCAGAAACTTTCAGAACGCTGAACCTTAATGAAATTGCCGGTGATAAAATCTTTACATTAAACCTGACTCATAATTTCAGAGATGAGCTTTTCAGGATGTTAAATTTTCCTGTGATTAAAAACTGGGAAATTATGTTGTCTTTAATTTTTAATATGGCTGTATCTGAATTAAACGAAAGCACAAAACAAATTTCACCGCATCCTATTAAAACATTTGAACATCCGTTTTATGAATTAGGATTTGGAATCGGACAGGGTATAATTCCATTTAAAATTGAGTTTATGTGGAAGTTAAATCATCTCGGCAGAAATAATTTCAGAGTAGGGCTTAACATGCCGATGCTTTAG
- a CDS encoding prolyl oligopeptidase family serine peptidase: MKNFIGVMLILTAFIGCSQKLKYPETKKVEVTDDYFGTKVDDPYRWLEDDNSPETAEWVKEENKVTDEYLSRIPFRNKLKQRFEKLYNYPKYGIPFRAGSKYYFFKNDGLQNQSVMYVKENLNSEAQLFFDPNKLSDEGTISLAALSFSKDGKTFAYGTASAGSDWNEYFVIDVETGNKLDDHLKWIKFSGMAWKDDGFFYSRYPEPSGSELSTKNQYSKVYFHKIGDKQSEDVVIYEDAAKPDRGFSASTTDDERFLIISFSEGTSNNGFLVKDLSVPASKFISIVDDLNNNYNVVDNLGDKLLVLTDYNAPNYRLVLIDPKSPARENWKDVIPESKNVLQRVQIIGGKLFTTYMQDASHHIYVYDLNGKIESEIKLPALGSVGLSGKRDDNTAFYSFTSFTYPGAIYKLDVNSGSSELYLKIDMDFDFDNYVTKQVFYESKDGTKIPMFIVYKKGLKLDGNNPAFLYSYGGFNISLNPSFSAARLMFLENGGVYAMPNIRGGGEYGEQWHKAGMLDKKQNVFDDFISAAEYLIKEGYTKPSKLACAGGSNGGLLIGAVINQRPDLFKVAIPQVGVMDMLRFHKFTIGYYWAVEYGSSDDAEQFKYLYKYSPLHNINGELNYPATLVTTADHDDRVVPAHSFKYIATLQEKYKGDNPVLIRIETKAGHGAGKPTSKIIEEAADMWSFVFYNLGMSPEY, translated from the coding sequence ATGAAAAATTTTATCGGAGTTATGTTGATTTTAACTGCATTTATTGGCTGTTCGCAGAAGCTTAAATATCCAGAGACAAAAAAAGTTGAAGTAACTGACGATTACTTTGGAACCAAAGTGGATGATCCATACCGCTGGTTAGAAGATGATAATTCGCCTGAAACAGCTGAATGGGTAAAAGAAGAAAATAAAGTTACAGATGAGTACTTATCCAGGATTCCTTTTCGTAATAAATTAAAACAGCGATTTGAGAAACTGTATAATTATCCAAAGTATGGAATTCCTTTTCGTGCAGGAAGTAAATATTATTTTTTCAAAAATGATGGATTGCAAAATCAAAGTGTAATGTATGTTAAGGAAAATCTGAATAGTGAAGCACAGTTGTTTTTTGATCCCAACAAACTTTCCGATGAAGGAACAATATCTTTAGCCGCTCTTTCATTTTCAAAAGATGGAAAAACATTTGCTTATGGAACTGCCTCCGCAGGAAGTGACTGGAACGAATATTTTGTTATTGATGTTGAAACCGGTAATAAACTTGACGATCATCTAAAATGGATTAAGTTCTCCGGTATGGCTTGGAAAGATGACGGATTTTTTTACAGCAGATATCCGGAACCAAGCGGCTCAGAGCTTTCGACAAAGAATCAGTATTCAAAAGTCTATTTTCATAAAATTGGTGATAAGCAATCAGAGGATGTTGTAATATATGAAGATGCTGCAAAACCGGATCGCGGTTTTTCAGCAAGCACTACTGATGATGAAAGATTTTTAATTATATCTTTTTCGGAAGGAACCAGCAACAATGGTTTTCTTGTAAAAGATCTGTCAGTCCCTGCTTCAAAGTTTATCAGCATAGTTGATGATTTAAATAATAATTATAATGTGGTTGATAACCTTGGTGACAAACTTTTAGTTCTAACCGATTATAATGCCCCAAACTACAGATTGGTTTTGATTGACCCCAAGAGTCCTGCCAGAGAAAACTGGAAAGATGTAATCCCTGAATCAAAAAATGTTTTACAGAGAGTTCAGATTATTGGCGGAAAACTTTTTACAACTTATATGCAGGATGCGTCACATCATATTTATGTTTATGATCTTAATGGAAAAATTGAATCAGAAATAAAACTGCCAGCATTAGGCTCAGTTGGGCTTAGCGGTAAAAGAGATGACAATACTGCGTTTTATTCATTTACTTCTTTTACATATCCGGGTGCAATTTATAAGTTGGATGTAAACAGCGGCAGCTCTGAACTTTATTTAAAAATAGATATGGATTTTGATTTTGATAATTATGTAACAAAGCAAGTTTTTTATGAAAGTAAAGACGGCACAAAAATTCCGATGTTCATCGTTTACAAAAAAGGATTGAAGCTTGATGGAAATAATCCGGCTTTTCTTTACAGTTACGGCGGATTCAATATTTCGTTAAATCCTTCATTCAGTGCGGCAAGACTAATGTTTTTGGAAAATGGAGGAGTGTATGCGATGCCTAATATCAGAGGCGGCGGTGAGTATGGCGAACAATGGCATAAAGCCGGAATGCTTGATAAAAAACAAAATGTTTTCGATGATTTTATTTCTGCTGCAGAATATCTTATAAAAGAAGGATATACTAAACCATCAAAGCTTGCTTGTGCGGGCGGTTCAAACGGCGGTTTATTGATTGGTGCAGTTATAAATCAAAGACCCGATCTCTTTAAAGTTGCTATCCCGCAAGTAGGAGTAATGGATATGCTTCGCTTTCATAAATTTACAATAGGTTATTATTGGGCAGTTGAGTACGGCTCAAGCGATGATGCTGAACAGTTTAAATATTTGTATAAATATTCTCCGCTGCACAATATTAATGGCGAATTGAATTATCCGGCAACCCTTGTAACAACTGCTGATCACGATGACAGGGTGGTTCCTGCACATTCATTTAAATACATTGCAACCTTGCAGGAAAAGTATAAAGGAGATAATCCTGTCCTTATTAGAATAGAAACCAAAGCCGGACATGGAGCCGGTAAACCAACTTCAAAAATTATTGAAGAAGCTGCTGATATGTGGAGTTTTGTTTTTTATAATCTGGGCATGTCCCCGGAATATTAA
- the tkt gene encoding transketolase, with protein sequence MSDSSANIEQLTINTIRTLSIDAIQKANSGHPGMPMGMAPIAYALYYKAMKHNPLNPKWINRDRFVLSAGHGSMLLYSVLHLAGYDISIDDIKNFRQWESKTPGHPEIDRSLGIETTTGPLGQGFATAIGMAIARDYLAALFNKDDIKLIDHGIWGICSDGDLMEGISHEAASLAGHLKLRKLVFFYDDNKITIDGKTDICYSDDVAKRFESYGWQVLSINDVNDIALVERIIKMVRSSYDKPTLIITKTHIGYGSPNKQDKSSSHGAPLGEEEVKLTKRNLGMPEDKTFYVPDKVYEHFREIIVCGKEAEDMWNEKINEYKTKYPRDFTLFESVMNSNFNSEWLNHLPRYDNFDEKIATRVASGKILNAAAVDIPTLIGGSADLNESNMTEIKSSKSFSAENRIGRNIHFGIREHTMGAIINGMAIYGGLIPFGATFLIFSDYMRPAIRLAALMKQKVIYIFTHDSIGLGEDGPTHQPIEQLASLRAMPNLVVLRPADANETIEVWKYALNHTGGPVALILTRQKLPVINRKKYALCEGVKNGAYIIKDSNGKPDLILLASGSEVSLCIEAAEALQTEGIKTRVVNFVSWEVFENQAEEYKNSVLPKDVKARLSVEMGVSQGWEKYVGDYGDSLSIEKFGASAPDSVLFKQYGFTKENIIFLARKILNS encoded by the coding sequence ATGTCAGATTCATCAGCAAATATAGAACAACTTACAATCAACACTATCCGCACACTTTCAATTGATGCAATACAAAAAGCAAACTCAGGACATCCGGGAATGCCAATGGGAATGGCACCAATTGCCTACGCACTATATTATAAAGCAATGAAACATAATCCTTTAAATCCTAAATGGATTAATAGAGACAGATTTGTTCTATCTGCCGGACACGGAAGTATGCTTTTATATTCTGTTCTGCATTTAGCCGGTTACGATATATCAATAGATGATATTAAAAACTTTAGACAATGGGAAAGCAAAACTCCGGGACACCCTGAAATTGATCGTTCTCTGGGAATTGAAACTACAACAGGTCCATTGGGTCAGGGGTTTGCAACTGCAATTGGAATGGCAATAGCGCGAGATTATCTTGCTGCTCTTTTTAATAAAGATGATATTAAGCTAATTGATCATGGTATCTGGGGAATTTGCAGCGATGGAGATCTGATGGAGGGAATTTCACACGAAGCTGCTTCACTTGCCGGGCACTTGAAATTAAGAAAACTTGTTTTCTTTTATGATGATAATAAAATAACTATAGACGGCAAAACAGATATTTGTTATTCAGATGATGTTGCAAAAAGATTTGAATCTTACGGCTGGCAGGTGCTTTCTATTAATGATGTTAATGATATAGCCCTGGTTGAACGAATTATTAAAATGGTCCGTTCAAGTTACGATAAACCAACTTTGATAATCACAAAAACACACATCGGATATGGAAGTCCGAACAAGCAGGATAAATCATCATCACACGGCGCACCTCTAGGCGAAGAAGAAGTAAAGTTGACCAAACGCAATCTCGGAATGCCTGAAGATAAGACATTTTATGTCCCCGATAAAGTTTACGAACATTTTAGAGAAATTATTGTGTGTGGAAAAGAAGCAGAGGATATGTGGAATGAGAAAATTAATGAATACAAAACAAAATATCCCAGAGATTTTACTCTGTTTGAATCAGTGATGAATTCTAATTTCAATTCTGAATGGCTTAATCATCTTCCCAGGTATGATAACTTTGATGAAAAAATTGCAACAAGAGTAGCATCAGGCAAAATTCTTAATGCAGCAGCTGTTGATATTCCAACTCTTATCGGCGGATCAGCAGATCTGAATGAATCAAATATGACAGAGATAAAATCTTCTAAATCATTTTCTGCAGAAAACAGAATTGGAAGAAATATTCATTTTGGAATTCGTGAACACACAATGGGAGCTATAATAAACGGTATGGCGATTTATGGCGGATTAATTCCATTTGGTGCTACATTTTTAATTTTTTCAGATTATATGCGTCCCGCCATTCGGCTTGCTGCACTGATGAAACAAAAAGTAATTTATATCTTTACTCACGATAGTATTGGTCTTGGCGAAGACGGACCAACACATCAGCCAATTGAACAACTGGCATCTTTGCGTGCAATGCCCAACTTAGTTGTGCTACGCCCTGCAGATGCAAATGAAACAATTGAAGTCTGGAAGTACGCATTGAATCACACTGGCGGACCTGTAGCATTGATCCTAACCAGACAAAAGTTACCAGTAATAAACAGGAAAAAATATGCTCTTTGTGAAGGAGTAAAAAACGGTGCATATATAATTAAAGATTCCAATGGTAAACCTGATTTGATTTTGTTGGCTTCAGGTTCCGAAGTTTCGCTATGTATTGAGGCTGCAGAAGCGCTTCAGACAGAGGGAATAAAAACGAGGGTTGTGAACTTTGTAAGCTGGGAAGTTTTTGAAAATCAAGCTGAGGAGTATAAAAATTCAGTTCTACCAAAAGATGTTAAAGCAAGGCTTTCAGTTGAAATGGGAGTATCACAGGGATGGGAAAAATATGTTGGAGATTATGGGGATAGTTTAAGTATTGAGAAATTTGGGGCTTCTGCACCCGATAGTGTTTTATTTAAGCAATATGGATTTACAAAAGAAAATATTATTTTTTTAGCAAGAAAGATTCTGAATAGTTAA
- a CDS encoding alpha/beta hydrolase-fold protein: MSREIHRWYSPNLNKEMEIVVYGHYGFALLMFPTAAADYLEYERFKLIDTIGGYLHDGKVKAFSINSINNESWLNNNMHPAHKAIRHQQYNRYVVEEVVPFIHNHCKGLVPIVTTGASLGALHAANNFFRRPDIFSGTIAMSGSYDLKGYSKGYYDDNVYFNSPVDYLPRWNDENMFNHMRKGRIIIATGQGNYEDPNASRQLSDILNARRVKHWLDLWGFDQPHDWPTWRSMLPYFLGHIKF; the protein is encoded by the coding sequence ATGAGCCGGGAAATACACCGTTGGTACAGCCCAAATTTAAATAAAGAAATGGAAATTGTTGTTTACGGTCATTATGGTTTTGCATTACTAATGTTTCCGACTGCAGCAGCAGATTATCTTGAATATGAAAGATTTAAACTAATTGATACTATAGGCGGATATCTGCATGATGGAAAAGTAAAAGCTTTTTCAATTAATAGTATTAATAATGAAAGCTGGCTTAATAATAATATGCATCCAGCTCATAAAGCTATCCGACATCAGCAATATAATCGATATGTTGTAGAAGAAGTTGTTCCTTTTATTCATAATCATTGCAAAGGATTAGTTCCTATTGTAACAACCGGCGCTTCACTTGGTGCGCTGCATGCAGCAAATAATTTTTTCCGAAGACCGGATATTTTTTCAGGCACAATTGCAATGAGCGGCAGCTATGATTTGAAGGGATACTCAAAAGGTTATTATGATGATAATGTATATTTTAACTCACCAGTAGATTATTTACCAAGATGGAATGATGAGAACATGTTCAACCATATGAGAAAAGGCAGAATTATTATTGCAACTGGTCAGGGAAACTACGAAGATCCAAACGCATCAAGACAGCTTTCTGATATTTTAAATGCACGAAGAGTTAAACACTGGCTGGATCTATGGGGATTTGATCAACCGCATGATTGGCCAACATGGAGAAGCATGCTTCCGTATTTTTTAGGTCATATAAAATTTTAA